TAAATCTACTCTGTATTCAAATTTATAGCTTAGTTTAAATTTTATTCATTCTTAAGTTTTCCTACTATAATAATTTCTTTTTATATAAAAAATTTTTATCCATAGTTTATTTCACTATATCTTAAAAATATAAATATGATTTTTTGAGTTGTTCAGAATGTTATTTCTTCACGATAAAACATTCTTTATTCATAGGAGTTTTAACTATGTCTCCCGCACCAATACAACTTAATGTGATTTTCATTCCTTTTTTCACTTTTGACAGTTCTGATTTATGTTCTGATTCGAAAGAAAATTGAGGAGATGTAAAAAAGTCATTTCCTGATGAGAGCACAAGATAGGGAGTATCTGAAAAGTCAGTATTTATACTGACAACCTTACCGGTTATTTTAAACCTTTTGTCTTTGTATTTTTCATCAGCTGCAATAGTATTTTCATCATATTCTTTTGATAATTGACTTGAACTTACAGTAATTTCTGTATTCTCGTTCGTCTGTGTAGTATTAGAATCTTTTTTAATATTAGATTGCGGCACAATGTTTTCTTGTCTAGTTAATGATTCATTATTTTTAGATTTTTTTGAAACTAAGAACCCAATTATTAATATAAAGATGAATCCAAAAAGTGACAATTTAATTAAAGATTTTATCAATTTCATAGTTATTCTTTCTGTAAAATTTATAATTCAAAAATTATTAATTTAAATATAAATGTTAATTAAATTAATAATTGATATTTTTTTTAAGTTAATTAATAATACTAACTAATTCAATTCTATAACTAGTATAATTTTTGGTGATCAAAAATATTTATTATCAATAAGGATTTGCATATTTTATGTTTATTAATTGAAAATATTTTTATTAAAATAAAGATACTTTCAATTATTTTAAGTTTAAAAATATTTTCAAACATAGATGAATTTAAAATTTAAAGGTATTTAATTATTTGATCTTAGGAATGTTAGGATTAAAATAAATAAAGATAATAAAAAAAATTTAAAAGGCTTATAAGAATTTTCTGTTAATACCTGTTCCTCTTTCAATAATAGATTAAAATTACTATTTCATAACAACTTCATCGACTTTTAAAAATAAAAGATCATTTTCATTCTTACTAATAGCTTTAATAGTATTAGGGTTATAATAAATACCTCGTCCACATTCAACAAGGGGAAACCAATAGGCCTTTTCATGCACATAATTATTTAGTTTGTTGACTAAAATAAATTTCTCGTCTCGTGATTTTGCATTTAAGGCATTATCATATAATTCTTCTAATTTTGCATCATATAATGGTCTTGGATATTTATCTTGAGCGCTTTGCAGCAATCTAGCAAATCTATATAAATAATTATAAGGTTCAACTTTATAATACCCTACATCAAAAGCTGTTTTTTCTGCTAATTCTTTTGGTAAATACTGATCATTAAAAATGACGTATTTTATTTTAAAACCATAGCTAGCAAGTTGTTTCTTTATTTCTTCTAAAAAATAAACTTTATCCCCAATAATTTCATTACTACCCGAATAAACTGTTCCTAGCCATTCCTTTTCTCTTAAATGCTTAGGTATTTTATTAAAATATATTTTTGCCAAACTAGGGTTATATTCTAACTTGAAACGTCTTGTACCCCAAGTAGTGTTAACATGATTTAAATCAAAAATATCCTCATTAACAGATTTATAAACTTTAGATAATTTTTCTAGCTCTTTACTATTTATAGCTGCCTGGATGAATTTTCTAAAATTTAAATTATTTCCCAATTCATTTGCATTCACAAAAGTTAAGCCTAGTTGTAAAACAGGATCTTTTGTATAAAAAGATTGAAAACCAGGATGAATATCTATTACACTTATATCATATTCTACTCCTTTTTTTACTTCTGTGTATATATTTAATACATCTGCAGCCTCAGTTAAAGTCTGATCATATTTTAGTAAGCGCATGTGACCGTTTTGAAATCCTGGCTCAAGAACTTTGTATGGTCCTACCCCTACAGGATATTTCTTCCAATCTAGTAAATTGTCTTTTAATTCTTCCATAGGAACGAGTGAAAAACGCCAATTTGTAAATTTATATAAAAAATCAGGATCAGGGTTTTCCAGTTTGATTCTAAGCTTATTTGGAATTTCTTGTTTAATACCAACAACAATGCCTCTCACATATTTTTTTAGATTTAGTTCTGCTATTTTATTTATACCCACTACTGTTCCTAAAAAGCCTTTTCTTATTTGACCACCTGTTGCGTAGTGATGTCTTAATAAGGAAAATTCTAAATCATCTAGAGTTGCTATACGGTTATTATGAAAATAAATATTTTCTTTCATTTCTAAAACATATTCCTGATTTGTATAATCAAAATAAGCATTTTTCAATATCTTTGGATATATTGTTTTATCTTTAATGTCTAATAGGGTCCCTAATATTTGTGTTAGAACGGTTTCCTTTGCATTATTGGGAGAATTATTTTCAAATGGAACACAGTTACAATCATAAATTATTAAATTTAAATCATTCTTTGCTAAGACTTGGAAAGTAAATATAAGATGCAAAATAAGAGCAATTATAAATTTAAGCATATTATCTCCTCGAATTACTGAATAATAAAAACTAACTGAAATTTGCCTCCTCTATTTGTGTTGGCAAATTATTAGTGAAAAGATTATTTGATAGCTCTATAAGCACTCAAACTTATGTAAGAACTGAAATAATAATTCTTTCTTGAACGAGTAATAAAGGTTTTTACACCTGCGCGAACCATGAAATGATACTAACCTAAGAAGATTAGAGTTTTAATTGAAATAAAATAAAAATGCAAAAAATTTATAATAAATTTTTTATATTTATTTCATTTATGGTTATCTACAGTTAATTATAACAGCATACTTGTCTTATTTCTAATAATTTTATTACATTTATGTATATTAAATTTTATTTATTAATAGAAATTTATTGTAATAAAATAAATTTTAAAAATTTCTACTTTACTTCGTTTTTAAATTTTTTATATTTTTCAGATAAAATAAGATGTGTTCCAAAACTAAGTACACAGCAAAGCAACGAAAGAATTAATTCACCTCTCCAACCAAAAAGATGGAATAAGATACTTCCTAAATACGAACCTAATGAAAAAAATAAGAAAAGTATTGTAACAAAAATTGAATTAATACGCGAACGAGCTTTGGAGTCTAATGAATATATTATCGTTTGATGTGAAATAAGAGATACTTGGATCCCGAGATCAAAAGTTACAACTCCTATAATCAAAATTGTAAGTGAGTTTTGATTAAAAAATAAAAGAAGGAATGAAAAAAATATTAAAAGAATTGCAATTTTTATATTCAGTAAAGGACCTATTTTATCAGCATATCGTCCAGCTATAGGAGCTGCAATTGCCCCTGCTGCTCCTGCCAAGCCAAATAATCCAATGTGCGAAGAATTTAAACTGAAAGGGAGATCACTTAAATAAAAAGTAAGAACAGTCCAAAAGGAACTAAAAATAATACCAAGAAATCCATGACTAATAACACTTAATGGCAATATAGAATTTTTTATAAAGATTTTACCCATGGAATGAATCAATTGATAATATTTTATATTTGTCTTAGGTGACTGATGAGGAACTAGGATAGTAACAAGAATAAAAATAAGAAAAATGAAGAATGATATGATAAAAAATACAGCTTGCCAACTCGCTTGTTCAGCAACAAATCCTGAAAAAGTTCTTGAAAGTAATATACCGAGAAGAAGACCACTCATGACAAAACCAATTGTTTTTCCTCTTTCTTGTTCTTTTGCCAGATCTGCAGCTAAAGGAACAAAATCTTGTGCAGAAGTAGCAAATAAGCCAATAATCATACTAGCAAAGAAAAACATAATTAGATTTTGCGAAAAACCAGCAAGAAGCAATGTCGATATTAATGCTAAAAGTTTTACTTGAATTAATTTTTTTTTGTTTATAATGTCTCCCAAAGGAACTAAAATGAATATTCCTAATGCATATCCAATTTGTGTAAGAGTGATAATTAGTCCTATATCACTCACAGAAGATTGAAAATGTTTGCGTAATATGGCTAGTAGTGGTTGACTTAAGTAAATTGTTGAGACACTAATAGCAGTACCAAGAGCAAGTGTAAACAAAATCTTTTTTTGCATAAAAATTCTCAAGTTAATTTTTGTATACAAAATATATCGGAATTTATAGAAATTATTTTATTAAATAATAGGAAAATAGATTTATAAGAATTCAAAAATAAGTATAAAAAATTAATAATATCATATGTTTAATTTTATTTTTATTAATTAAATTAATTATTTTTATTTTAGAATAAATAATAGATGATAATTAAATTTTAATAATACTAATTTGTATACAGAAAATTTAAATTAATTTCTTGATTTCTTACTTCATATAGATTTATATCTAAGTTATTTTCTAAATAATATTTTGAATGTTCTATATCTTTTTTAATAAAGAAATTTTTGGCAAGTGAATTATTGAAAGAAGAAGAATATATTTTATGAATTTTATCACTAAAAAATAATTTACTATCACTAAATCCTAAAAGAGATTTACTAACATCATTTTTATAAACAAATTTAAATTTTTGATTATATAAGTAATTATTTCCATTTAGATTAAATAAATATAATTCATTTTTTAATTTATATTTACTTATTAGGGCATTTAGATGTTTTTCTATTTCTCCACCTAAATTTAGATTGGTACGATTTTCTAACCAATTATAATCAAATCCGTATAATATAGGATTAAAATTTTCGTCAAGTTGGAAGATTAATCCATCTTTTGTATGTACTAATATTTCGTCATCAGCAAATTGAATATCTGTAATATCTGTAATATCAACTTTGCTAGGATTTGATAATTCGCCTTCTTGCTTATATATTTCATATTTAGAAAATTTATTTACAGAGAATAAAAATATATTATTATCATTAACTTTCTTGAATTTAATTAAATTTCTATCTATGGAACTATTTAGTTCATCATTATTTAGATATGTGATAGATTTTAATTCTGGTATCATCCATGATCTTGAGTTTATAGTAAAAATATCATTTAATTTAAAATGCGTTTCTTGACCAAATAAATAAAAGCCTTCGTCGTAATCAACTCTTTCTTTAATATATTGATGCCATTCAGAGTAATTTTTAAATTCAGGATATCTGCCATATAAACTTAATGAATAAACATTTATATTTTTGGAATTTTTAAGAAATAATTTAAACCTAGAAAAGTAATTCAGTATACTTGTATTTAATTCAATGAGAATACCTTTTCCTTTTACTTCAACTTTCTTTACAGCTTGGAGTAATGCAGTTAACTTTTTATCAGTTTTATTGAAAGAAAATAGTTGCAACTTACTTGGTACATAAAAGAAAATTTCATTGTCTATTTCTGTTACTAAATCAACACTATGATCTTCAATTCCAGATGGAAATTTAGGGCTTATGATTTCATAATTTTCAGTATTAACCCAAACACCTTTTGTGTTTGAAATAAATTTTTCGACATATTTATAATTTTTTACTAAAGTTCCGCTTCTTTTTTCATTTAGAATATATTCTTTCAGTTTATCAGTATTGTTTCTAAATGATTCCCCATCTATACTTACAAGATATTTTTTATCATCAATAATAGCATAAGAATTTCCATTAGCTAATTTAATCACTAAACTTTTAGGATTATTATCAAAAAATAGTTGAGCATTTCCAATATTTATAAAAATATTTTTTTCTCTTCGAGTTATTTTAATTTCATTTGTTTGAATTGTTGCAGCATGTATGAACCAATTTACATGTTCTGAAACTTTGAATTGGTAGTTTTGAATGTCTTTGGAAAGGAACAAAGTATGGGTACCACCAGCAAGGGATTCAAAAGTATATGAGATATGCCCCAAATTTTGTTCTTCAAGTTCAGGACTAATTAAAGTGCGATTTTGCCTGCCTAATTTTACTTCAATATTATATTTTTCCGTTACAAAATCTAAACCACGAATGGCATATTCAAATAAATCGGCCATAAATTCAAAAAGAAATCCTGAATTAGGATGTTCTTCCATTTTTCTAACAGTTTTTAATTCAGCATCATTTCGGGAAAAAATTCCAATTGTGTAAGAGTAACCGTAGGATATATTCTTTTTTGGCATAGCTGGAAGAACGATTGCTGTTTCGTTTCTCAAATCAATTACTTTATTTTTTTCTAAAGATAATGCTTCTAAGACAGAAAAAGAATTTTCTTTATTGAAATTATATTCACATGACCTGTAATTACATTTTCTGTCAATATCAGCTGCGGGTTGTGAATCAAAAATGCTGTAGTGTTTAGGTCTTCGTCCATATTTTCCTTTTGTTTTATACATGTAATGACTATCAAATGTTAATTTTAATTTGTTTCTTTCTATTAAATCTATAGATTGAATTAATGCGGTATTTGAATCGGCATGAAGTTTGTTATTTTTTCTTGTAAAATTGTGTTGAGCTAAAGAAATAATATTTTTATTCTCAGGATGAATTTCACCGGATTTTTCATGATCTCTTTCATATTTTAAAAAATAATGAGCCATATCCACACTTTCGCCTTGAGCTTGTGCAGCAGTATGTGCTAAACCATTAAATCCTATTGCCAAACCTGTAAAAGGAACTCCTAAATAACCAATTACAGAAGATGCAGTTGCAAAACCAAGTGTAGAACCAATTTCTGTTGCTGCTAAAGCAGATGTTCCTAATTGCAGCGCTCCTAAAGAAAATCCACCTAAATCAAATGCAAGTTGGGTACCAAAGATTATTTTTTCATATCCTGTTTTAGCTTTTGCAAGTTCAAACGCATCAAGACCGATACTTCCTAAATTAAAAATGATATTTGCACCCATCCCTATTTTTTGGATATTTGTTGAAGCGAATTTTAAAATAAATGGTGATGATTGCTCCAGTGAACCAGAAGTAACAATATTTTTTAATATATCCTTGATTTGCACACTTGTTTCTAAGACATTTAATGCAATTTGAGTATCATTTAGGATTGAATGAAATTTAAGAGCATTATTTAAAGTTTCGTCTTCACTTAAAAAATTATCAGAATCGGTGCGAAAGTAACTTAATAAAGCTTGTGTCATAAACATAGGAGTGAGTCCTAAACCATGCGCTTCAATTAAGCCATTTTCATTTACATTTAATTTTACGGAAGCTATTTTACTTAGCTCTAAATTTGTCTTATTTTTTAATTCCAGTAAATTCGTTATATCTTCTCTTTCAAAAAGATGCGCTGCTTTATACTCACCTGTTTTGCTATGAATAAAATCAATTTTTGAGCTATCATTTTCTAGTTTTGTCAGAATTGGTATGAAATCCTTTTCTAAAGAATTTGCAGTTTGAATTTTTTTGATAGTACTTGTTATTTTTTCTTTTTCCAGCAAAATTGTATCTGCAGTCCTGAGTTCGCTTATTGTCTGTTCAAACTCGCCAAGCACATTTGACTTACTTGCTAAAATATTTCTAATTACTTCAACAAACTGAGTTGCCTTAGATTTTTTTGTTAAGTAGATATTTTCTGAATCTATTTCAAGAAATTCATTGTTTTTCTGAATGATATATATTTTATCTTTTGTTTCAGAGTTTTTATAAAGATTATGTTTAACATTAGTTAGTTCAGTTCCATCACTCTTGACTTTTATGTGTTTTTTTCTTGCAGATGCAATATCAATTTGGATGTTATTATTAGTTAAATTTTTCATAACACCTTTTACATAATTTTCTATCATTTTAGTATTGTTTTTATCATTTGTTGGATTACAAGTAACAAAATCTATAATACTTATTTTATTAATTTTGTTATGTATATAGAATTTATTTATTTTTTCTGCTAAATCATGAGCTGATAGATCTCCAATTTTAATTTCATTAGCGTCTTGTGTTGCATGTCCTACAATAGTAAGTTTTGCTGAAAGAATTTCTTCTTTAGAAATATTGTTTTGAAAGTCATCAACAATAATTGCTGTATCTAATTCATCTTTGGTGCTTTCAAAAATATAATTTGCAACTTTTTTAGTATTACTATCATTACCAATTTTTAGTATAATATTTTTTGAAATTAAATTACTGTTGTCTTTTTCTTTTAAAGCCCAAGAGGATATAAAATCTTCTTGAGTAAACATACTAAAATATTTATTACTTTGTGAAAAGTAAAAGGTATTGTCAAGTAAATTTATATAATGGGGGGAATTTAAAAATTCTGTTTCAACTGCGTTAGAAATTATTTTGCGAAATACTGAAGGACCACTCACTGAAATAGTGACTCTATTTCCTGCTACAATAGAATCAAATCGGTAGAATTTATAAGAATCTAAGTTATTCATTCTTCGCATTGTCTCGTTTTTGTTTGTATTTTGTATGAAATGTGGGTTTTTTTCATAGAAATTTCCTGGATTATTTTCTGGATAAGAATTTATATTTTTATAATTTTCTTTTACAGCAGAAATAACTTGATAAATTAAGTCAGATTCTCTTATACTTTGATGTGAAGCTATAACGCAATTACTTTTTATTGCTGTTTTGAATTCACCTTGTCTAATATTGATATTTCCAAGACTTGTAAAAATTTCAGAACTATTTCGTCCTCTTATAACTTTACTTATTTTTTCTTCAAGCAAATTTTTCAACAATTCTTTTTGTTCTAAATTGATATCAACATGATTATCAATTCGCGAAAAAAGGTCTTCCTTTCTTGCAATTTTATCTCTATTGCTCATATTATATATTTTATTTTTTACAAGTTCTTTGTAAAAAGTTAATGATATATCTTTTTCATTGTTCTTGATAAATTTTTTTAAACTTTCATCCAATGGTTCGTTATAAAGTTCTTCTAAAACTTTTAATTGGGGGAGTATATCTAAGTCAAAATACACTCCTCCAAACTCGTTTAATAACTCAATGCGCGCAAGATCACTTGCTGCAGCTAAATTTGATCTTAAATTAATTTCTTGAAAATAAGGATTTTTTAATTGCCACTTTTCTTTTATTAATTTTAAATCTTTAAATTCAATGTTTGGATATTTTTTTGTTAAATTATCAACATCATTTTGTAATGTTTTTTTATTTTCTATTATTTTATTATTACTAATTGTATTAGATTTATATATATTTTCATTTAAGAATTTAATTCTCTCTTCATCCATTGACAAGGGGGTCTTTTGTATCTTTCTATGTCTTAAATATGCATGTAATTTATTTTGTATTTGAATAATATTTTCTATCGATTTATTTTCAAGTGGATGATCTTTTGGAATAGATTCTTTTTTATCTGTTTGAAATGATTGAAATTTATGAATAGCTTCTTTAATTAAACTATTTGTCTCATAGCTGTAGAGGTAATCTGAATCATACCAAAGTGATATTTTGTAGTCTGGGTTTGTTTCAGCCCAAATTTTTAGATATTCTTTTTGCGCTTCACCTAATGGTCCACCAAGCCATATAAAATGTAATTCTTTTTTTAAAATTTCTGAATTTTCTAAATATAGTTTATTTAAAAGTTCAGTCAGGGAATCGTGTTTTGCTTTTAAATTTTTTTCTATTGCGTGATCATTTGGAAATTTTTTTAGCAACGAAAATATTAAATCATATTTTCTACTTTTTGTTGCAGACAAATACTCTTTTTGAATTAGGTTAATATGTTCAATAGCTCCATCAGGATTTGTATAAAAATTTCTGGTTTTTTCAAAGTCATTTTTTAGTTCTTGAAAAAATTCTGCATTATCTAAATCTTTGTTTAATGTTAAAGTGAAATTCTGCGAATTTTTTTTGCTAAAGAAAGTTTTTTCTTCTGACTTGGAGCAACTGGTTAAAAGGAAAATAAAAATTAGGAAAAGGTAAGTTTTTTGTTTAAAAAACATAATAAAATCCTACATATAAATATAAAATAGAATAAATCTTACTAAATATTAAAAAAATAACAAAAACAATTAATGTATGCTTAATATTTTTTTTATAGTCAAATAAAATTAATTATTATATTTTAATATTTATAAATTAAGTAGTTACATTTAATGTAATATTTTTAGATATTTATTTTTATTTATGAGTCTAAATAAAATACATTTTGTTATCTTATTTAAAAAATTAATTTAAGAAATATTTTTTATTGTAATGAAATTATTTTTGAAAAATATTGGTTTTCCATAAAGGAAATTATTTTGTAACCAAAAATATCTGAATTCATTTCTGTTTCGTAAACGCCACCTTTGTTGAATTGAATAAATGTTGAAATAGATGATTCAAACCAGCAATTTGTATTTATACGAATTTTATAATCATTATGAACATGACCAGAAAGAATTAACTTTATACAAGAAAATTTGTTAACTAGGTTAAGGAATTCTTCAGAGTTTACTAAAGTGCAATCATCAATAAGGGGTGTATTCACCAGCACTGGGTGATGATGTAATACTAAAACACATTCTCTATTTACAGTAGATAATTTAGACAAAATAGTTTTAATTCGCAAAAGTTCATTTTCATTAATAATACCAAAGTCTTTTCCTTGAAGGCAGGAATCTATACCTACCAAAGTAAAATTTGCAACATCTAAGGTATTTAAATATTCAAAATTTGGAAACTGAGAAAATGTTTTCAGCATCGTTTCTTTATCATCATGATTGCCATTTATATAAAAAACTTTTTTATTAAAGTATGCTAAATGTTTAGCAATATACTCGTATGCTTCGGGCGAGCCATCATCAGCTATGTCACCTGTAAGTAAAAAGTAATCAAACTCTTCCTTTGAGGTTAAAAGATGTTTGATCACTTTTTCAAATTGTTCACGGACATTGACTCCATACAATAGTGCATTAGCATGTTTTTTTATATGTGAGTCTGTAATTTGGATTATTTTCATGCGGTTATTCCTTTTTTTAGTTAAAGTTAAAAAGGGCAATTTTTTTAGGTTATGGATAATTAAGTTATTTTAGCAAAAATAACTTTTTAAAAATTAAATTTTTTATAGATTTTTGCAAATTATTTTGTAATCTTTTCATTAAATTTGGATTTCTAAGTATTTAGTCATTTTTATCAGTTAAAAGTTATTTTGGAGAAAAATATTATGAATAAGAAGAGTTCAATTGAAGAGAAATATAAGAATAATTACAAAATTATTTATAAAATAACATATCCAAATGGTAAGATATATATTGGGCAAGACTTTACAAATAATTACAATTATTTTGGATCTATTGATGAAGAATTATTAAAAAGAGATTTTTCTGATGATGATATTCTATCTTTTACAATAATAAAAGAAGTTATTTTTCGCGAAAAAAATATTACAAAAAAGAGTTTAAATTTGCTAGAAAAGAATTACATTCTCCAGTATAATTCAAACAATCCTAATGTTGGATATAATAAATTACCAGTATATAGTTCTTGTAAAAAAATAGATAGTAAATAGTAAATAATTAGTTAGTAGTATTTAAATTTTTTTCTATAACCGCACCTTCTTTCCCCTTCTGCAATAAATAAACACCAAGGATAATAAAGCAAACTCCTATTAATTTTCCAATAAATTTTAGTGAGTGATAGTCATTAGTATCAATAATTACGCAAGTTAACATTTGTGCACTAATGGCATAAATAAGACTTTTTGTTGCTCCAAGTTTCATAAAAGAGTAACTGCTAAGTGCAACCATAAAAACACCAAAAAAACCACCAAAATAAGCAGCTAAAGGAATTTCGTTTTGATTTGGTATTTCAAACTGATAGAGACTAAAAAATAAAATTGTTAAAAAAAGAAAACCAACAAAATGATTCACAAACGATGC
The Pigmentibacter ruber genome window above contains:
- a CDS encoding GIY-YIG nuclease family protein, with protein sequence MNKKSSIEEKYKNNYKIIYKITYPNGKIYIGQDFTNNYNYFGSIDEELLKRDFSDDDILSFTIIKEVIFREKNITKKSLNLLEKNYILQYNSNNPNVGYNKLPVYSSCKKIDSK
- a CDS encoding TcdA/TcdB pore-forming domain-containing protein produces the protein MFFKQKTYLFLIFIFLLTSCSKSEEKTFFSKKNSQNFTLTLNKDLDNAEFFQELKNDFEKTRNFYTNPDGAIEHINLIQKEYLSATKSRKYDLIFSLLKKFPNDHAIEKNLKAKHDSLTELLNKLYLENSEILKKELHFIWLGGPLGEAQKEYLKIWAETNPDYKISLWYDSDYLYSYETNSLIKEAIHKFQSFQTDKKESIPKDHPLENKSIENIIQIQNKLHAYLRHRKIQKTPLSMDEERIKFLNENIYKSNTISNNKIIENKKTLQNDVDNLTKKYPNIEFKDLKLIKEKWQLKNPYFQEINLRSNLAAASDLARIELLNEFGGVYFDLDILPQLKVLEELYNEPLDESLKKFIKNNEKDISLTFYKELVKNKIYNMSNRDKIARKEDLFSRIDNHVDINLEQKELLKNLLEEKISKVIRGRNSSEIFTSLGNINIRQGEFKTAIKSNCVIASHQSIRESDLIYQVISAVKENYKNINSYPENNPGNFYEKNPHFIQNTNKNETMRRMNNLDSYKFYRFDSIVAGNRVTISVSGPSVFRKIISNAVETEFLNSPHYINLLDNTFYFSQSNKYFSMFTQEDFISSWALKEKDNSNLISKNIILKIGNDSNTKKVANYIFESTKDELDTAIIVDDFQNNISKEEILSAKLTIVGHATQDANEIKIGDLSAHDLAEKINKFYIHNKINKISIIDFVTCNPTNDKNNTKMIENYVKGVMKNLTNNNIQIDIASARKKHIKVKSDGTELTNVKHNLYKNSETKDKIYIIQKNNEFLEIDSENIYLTKKSKATQFVEVIRNILASKSNVLGEFEQTISELRTADTILLEKEKITSTIKKIQTANSLEKDFIPILTKLENDSSKIDFIHSKTGEYKAAHLFEREDITNLLELKNKTNLELSKIASVKLNVNENGLIEAHGLGLTPMFMTQALLSYFRTDSDNFLSEDETLNNALKFHSILNDTQIALNVLETSVQIKDILKNIVTSGSLEQSSPFILKFASTNIQKIGMGANIIFNLGSIGLDAFELAKAKTGYEKIIFGTQLAFDLGGFSLGALQLGTSALAATEIGSTLGFATASSVIGYLGVPFTGLAIGFNGLAHTAAQAQGESVDMAHYFLKYERDHEKSGEIHPENKNIISLAQHNFTRKNNKLHADSNTALIQSIDLIERNKLKLTFDSHYMYKTKGKYGRRPKHYSIFDSQPAADIDRKCNYRSCEYNFNKENSFSVLEALSLEKNKVIDLRNETAIVLPAMPKKNISYGYSYTIGIFSRNDAELKTVRKMEEHPNSGFLFEFMADLFEYAIRGLDFVTEKYNIEVKLGRQNRTLISPELEEQNLGHISYTFESLAGGTHTLFLSKDIQNYQFKVSEHVNWFIHAATIQTNEIKITRREKNIFINIGNAQLFFDNNPKSLVIKLANGNSYAIIDDKKYLVSIDGESFRNNTDKLKEYILNEKRSGTLVKNYKYVEKFISNTKGVWVNTENYEIISPKFPSGIEDHSVDLVTEIDNEIFFYVPSKLQLFSFNKTDKKLTALLQAVKKVEVKGKGILIELNTSILNYFSRFKLFLKNSKNINVYSLSLYGRYPEFKNYSEWHQYIKERVDYDEGFYLFGQETHFKLNDIFTINSRSWMIPELKSITYLNNDELNSSIDRNLIKFKKVNDNNIFLFSVNKFSKYEIYKQEGELSNPSKVDITDITDIQFADDEILVHTKDGLIFQLDENFNPILYGFDYNWLENRTNLNLGGEIEKHLNALISKYKLKNELYLFNLNGNNYLYNQKFKFVYKNDVSKSLLGFSDSKLFFSDKIHKIYSSSFNNSLAKNFFIKKDIEHSKYYLENNLDINLYEVRNQEINLNFLYTN
- a CDS encoding MFS transporter — encoded protein: MQKKILFTLALGTAISVSTIYLSQPLLAILRKHFQSSVSDIGLIITLTQIGYALGIFILVPLGDIINKKKLIQVKLLALISTLLLAGFSQNLIMFFFASMIIGLFATSAQDFVPLAADLAKEQERGKTIGFVMSGLLLGILLSRTFSGFVAEQASWQAVFFIISFFIFLIFILVTILVPHQSPKTNIKYYQLIHSMGKIFIKNSILPLSVISHGFLGIIFSSFWTVLTFYLSDLPFSLNSSHIGLFGLAGAAGAIAAPIAGRYADKIGPLLNIKIAILLIFFSFLLLFFNQNSLTILIIGVVTFDLGIQVSLISHQTIIYSLDSKARSRINSIFVTILFLFFSLGSYLGSILFHLFGWRGELILSLLCCVLSFGTHLILSEKYKKFKNEVK
- a CDS encoding OB-fold protein; this translates as MKLIKSLIKLSLFGFIFILIIGFLVSKKSKNNESLTRQENIVPQSNIKKDSNTTQTNENTEITVSSSQLSKEYDENTIAADEKYKDKRFKITGKVVSINTDFSDTPYLVLSSGNDFFTSPQFSFESEHKSELSKVKKGMKITLSCIGAGDIVKTPMNKECFIVKK
- a CDS encoding DMT family transporter, which translates into the protein MLYFILLAFFNGIIIGLNRAINGKLSDYIGPFQASFVNHFVGFLFLTILFFSLYQFEIPNQNEIPLAAYFGGFFGVFMVALSSYSFMKLGATKSLIYAISAQMLTCVIIDTNDYHSLKFIGKLIGVCFIILGVYLLQKGKEGAVIEKNLNTTN
- a CDS encoding ABC transporter substrate-binding protein, producing MLKFIIALILHLIFTFQVLAKNDLNLIIYDCNCVPFENNSPNNAKETVLTQILGTLLDIKDKTIYPKILKNAYFDYTNQEYVLEMKENIYFHNNRIATLDDLEFSLLRHHYATGGQIRKGFLGTVVGINKIAELNLKKYVRGIVVGIKQEIPNKLRIKLENPDPDFLYKFTNWRFSLVPMEELKDNLLDWKKYPVGVGPYKVLEPGFQNGHMRLLKYDQTLTEAADVLNIYTEVKKGVEYDISVIDIHPGFQSFYTKDPVLQLGLTFVNANELGNNLNFRKFIQAAINSKELEKLSKVYKSVNEDIFDLNHVNTTWGTRRFKLEYNPSLAKIYFNKIPKHLREKEWLGTVYSGSNEIIGDKVYFLEEIKKQLASYGFKIKYVIFNDQYLPKELAEKTAFDVGYYKVEPYNYLYRFARLLQSAQDKYPRPLYDAKLEELYDNALNAKSRDEKFILVNKLNNYVHEKAYWFPLVECGRGIYYNPNTIKAISKNENDLLFLKVDEVVMK
- a CDS encoding metallophosphoesterase; amino-acid sequence: MKIIQITDSHIKKHANALLYGVNVREQFEKVIKHLLTSKEEFDYFLLTGDIADDGSPEAYEYIAKHLAYFNKKVFYINGNHDDKETMLKTFSQFPNFEYLNTLDVANFTLVGIDSCLQGKDFGIINENELLRIKTILSKLSTVNRECVLVLHHHPVLVNTPLIDDCTLVNSEEFLNLVNKFSCIKLILSGHVHNDYKIRINTNCWFESSISTFIQFNKGGVYETEMNSDIFGYKIISFMENQYFSKIISLQ